Proteins encoded together in one Zonotrichia leucophrys gambelii isolate GWCS_2022_RI chromosome 1, RI_Zleu_2.0, whole genome shotgun sequence window:
- the C1S gene encoding complement C1s subcomponent isoform X1 — MEKRSLILFCLPVWAEAASMYGEILSPNYPQAYPNYANETWHIQVPLGYGIHLYFTHLDLEPSQDCEYDFVKILSGGYVEGVLCGQKKPHAPGSRIVEEFRVPYNSLTMRFQSDFSNEERFTGFAAYYVAVDLDECMDFVDEPCSHYCNNYIGGYFCSCPPDYFLYEDNKTCGVNCSGNVFTEPTGEIASPNYPSEYPENSRCDYRVALSPGYSVVLSIRSGNFDLEPPDSNGICHDSLTIVSGKQRFGPYCGSKFPGPSEIKTSNNILDIIFQTDQGIQHRGWKIRYYGDPVTCPMSVISNSVLEPKKDRYILKDIVKVTCVEGYEIVTQRDSITSFVSSCEENGEWSNSHLSCVPVNCGDPPNVDNAQASYISELQEPLYTAAVRYECEAPYYTLENKGHAVYRCSASGEWVNEGMGTKLPKCVPVCGVPSNPIRDTGRIFGGTRAEKGNFPWQVYFNNPRASGVLISDRWVMTAAHVLEGYDKPTMYAGVINVRRDFLTQEAEKLIPEASFIHPGWKEEPAESRVDFDNDIALLKLRNPVKMGPDISPICLPGKSPEYELEEGTLGYIAGWGRKEKGKLPADLLKAQIPVVSMDKCRSVKPDGFDGSVVYVFTDNMICAGGGKDSCQGDSGGAYAIQDPLNATRYYVAGLISWGPKCGTFGLYTKVVRYLDWITETMRQHEGEEAWQE, encoded by the exons ATGGAGAAAAG GTCCCTGATCCTCTTCTGTCTCCCTGTCTGGGCTGAGGCAGCCTCTATGTATGGAGAGATCTTGTCACCCAATTATCCTCAGGCGTATCCCAATTATGCCAACGAAACCTGGCACATCCAGGTGCCTTTGGGATATGGCATTCACCTCTATTTCACACATCTGGATCTCGAACCATCACAGGACTGCGAATATGACTTTGTGAAG ATCCTGTCTGGTGGCTATGTCGAAGGCGTGCTTTGTGGGCAGAAGAAACCTCATGCCCCTGGCTCCAGGATTGTGGAGGAATTTCGTGTCCCTTACAACAGCCTCACTATGAGATTCCAATCAGACTTTTCCAATGAGGAGCGTTTCACTGGTTTTGCTGCCTACTATGTGGCAGTGG ACTTGGATGAATGCATGGATTTTGTGGATGAACCCTGCAGTCATTACTGTAATAATTATATTGGAGGTTACTTCTGCAGCTGTCCACCAGATTATTTCCTCTATGAAGATAACAAAACTTGTGGAG TGAACTGCAGTGGGAATGTCTTCACTGAGCCAACAGGGGAGATTGCCAGCCCCAACTATCCCAGCGAGTACCCGGAGAACTCTCGCTGTGACTACCGAGTGGCTCTGAGCCCGGGCTACTCCGTGGTGCTGAGCATTCGCAGCGGCAACTTTGACCTGGAGCCCCCCGACTCCAACGGGATCTGCCACGACAGCCTCACT ATTGTCTCTGGAAAACAGCGTTTTGGTCCCTATTGTGGCAGCAAATTCCCAGGTCCTTCTGAAATCAAAACCAGCAACAACATTCTTGACATAATCTTCCAGACAGACCAGGGCATACAACACAGAGGCTGGAAAATACGCTACTATGGGGACC CTGTAACCTGTCCCATGAGTGTCATCTCCAACTCTGTACTTGAACCAAAGAAGGACAGATATATCTTAAAGGACATTGTGAAGGTGACCTGTGTGGAAGGCTACGAAATTGTGACt CAACGAGATAGCATCACAAGTTTTGTCTCCAGCTGTGAGGAAAATGGTGAATGGAGCAACTCGCACTTGAGCTGTGTTC CTGTGAACTGTGGTGATCCTCCCAATGTTGACAACGCCCAAGCCTCATACAtctctgagctccaggagcctctgTACACAGCTGCTGTCCGCTATGAGTGTGAGGCACCCTACTACACCCTGGAAAACAAAGGGCATG CGGTATATCGGTGCTCAGCCAGTGGAGAATGGGTCAATGAAGGGATGGGAACAAAGCTACCAAAATGTGTCCCAG TCTGTGGGGTGCCTAGCAATCCCATCCGAGACACAGGGAGGATTTTCGGAGGCACTCGTGCAGAAAAGGGGAACTTTCCGTGGCAGGTGTATTTCAATAACCCCAGAGCCAGTGGAGTGCTCATCTCTGACAGATGGGTGATGACTGCAGCTCACGTGCTGGAGGGGTACGACAAGCCCACCATGTATGCTGGGGTAATCAATGTTCGTAGAGATTTCCTGACACAGGAAGCTGAAAAGCTTATCCCAGAAGCTTCTTTCATCCATCCTGGTTGGAAGGAGGAGCCTGCAGAAAGCAGGGTCGATTTTGATAATGATATTGCGCTGCTGAAGCTGAGGAATCCCGTGAAAATGGGTCCAGACATCTCACCCATCTGCCTTCCTGGTAAATCTCCTGAATACGAGCTGGAAGAAGGGACTCTGGGCTACATTGCTGGAtggggcaggaaggagaaaggaaagctcCCTGCTGATCTTTTGAAGGCCCAGATTCCCGTGGTGAGCATGGACAAGTGCCGGTCTGTGAAACCAGACGGCTTCGATGGCTCCGTCGTTTACGTATTCACGGACAATATGATCTGTGCTGGCGGTGGCAAGGACAGCTGCCAGGGGGACAGTGGTGGGGCCTATGCCATCCAGGACCCTCTGAATGCCACCCGGTACTACGTGGCAGGGCTCATCTCCTGGGGGCCAAAGTGTGGCACCTTCGGCCTCTACACCAAGGTGGTGCGGTACCTGGACTGGATCACAGAGACCATGCGCCAGCACGAGGGCGAGGAAGCCTGGCAGGAATAG
- the C1S gene encoding complement C1s subcomponent isoform X2, whose protein sequence is MWSLILFCLPVWAEAASMYGEILSPNYPQAYPNYANETWHIQVPLGYGIHLYFTHLDLEPSQDCEYDFVKILSGGYVEGVLCGQKKPHAPGSRIVEEFRVPYNSLTMRFQSDFSNEERFTGFAAYYVAVDLDECMDFVDEPCSHYCNNYIGGYFCSCPPDYFLYEDNKTCGVNCSGNVFTEPTGEIASPNYPSEYPENSRCDYRVALSPGYSVVLSIRSGNFDLEPPDSNGICHDSLTIVSGKQRFGPYCGSKFPGPSEIKTSNNILDIIFQTDQGIQHRGWKIRYYGDPVTCPMSVISNSVLEPKKDRYILKDIVKVTCVEGYEIVTQRDSITSFVSSCEENGEWSNSHLSCVPVNCGDPPNVDNAQASYISELQEPLYTAAVRYECEAPYYTLENKGHAVYRCSASGEWVNEGMGTKLPKCVPVCGVPSNPIRDTGRIFGGTRAEKGNFPWQVYFNNPRASGVLISDRWVMTAAHVLEGYDKPTMYAGVINVRRDFLTQEAEKLIPEASFIHPGWKEEPAESRVDFDNDIALLKLRNPVKMGPDISPICLPGKSPEYELEEGTLGYIAGWGRKEKGKLPADLLKAQIPVVSMDKCRSVKPDGFDGSVVYVFTDNMICAGGGKDSCQGDSGGAYAIQDPLNATRYYVAGLISWGPKCGTFGLYTKVVRYLDWITETMRQHEGEEAWQE, encoded by the exons ATGTG GTCCCTGATCCTCTTCTGTCTCCCTGTCTGGGCTGAGGCAGCCTCTATGTATGGAGAGATCTTGTCACCCAATTATCCTCAGGCGTATCCCAATTATGCCAACGAAACCTGGCACATCCAGGTGCCTTTGGGATATGGCATTCACCTCTATTTCACACATCTGGATCTCGAACCATCACAGGACTGCGAATATGACTTTGTGAAG ATCCTGTCTGGTGGCTATGTCGAAGGCGTGCTTTGTGGGCAGAAGAAACCTCATGCCCCTGGCTCCAGGATTGTGGAGGAATTTCGTGTCCCTTACAACAGCCTCACTATGAGATTCCAATCAGACTTTTCCAATGAGGAGCGTTTCACTGGTTTTGCTGCCTACTATGTGGCAGTGG ACTTGGATGAATGCATGGATTTTGTGGATGAACCCTGCAGTCATTACTGTAATAATTATATTGGAGGTTACTTCTGCAGCTGTCCACCAGATTATTTCCTCTATGAAGATAACAAAACTTGTGGAG TGAACTGCAGTGGGAATGTCTTCACTGAGCCAACAGGGGAGATTGCCAGCCCCAACTATCCCAGCGAGTACCCGGAGAACTCTCGCTGTGACTACCGAGTGGCTCTGAGCCCGGGCTACTCCGTGGTGCTGAGCATTCGCAGCGGCAACTTTGACCTGGAGCCCCCCGACTCCAACGGGATCTGCCACGACAGCCTCACT ATTGTCTCTGGAAAACAGCGTTTTGGTCCCTATTGTGGCAGCAAATTCCCAGGTCCTTCTGAAATCAAAACCAGCAACAACATTCTTGACATAATCTTCCAGACAGACCAGGGCATACAACACAGAGGCTGGAAAATACGCTACTATGGGGACC CTGTAACCTGTCCCATGAGTGTCATCTCCAACTCTGTACTTGAACCAAAGAAGGACAGATATATCTTAAAGGACATTGTGAAGGTGACCTGTGTGGAAGGCTACGAAATTGTGACt CAACGAGATAGCATCACAAGTTTTGTCTCCAGCTGTGAGGAAAATGGTGAATGGAGCAACTCGCACTTGAGCTGTGTTC CTGTGAACTGTGGTGATCCTCCCAATGTTGACAACGCCCAAGCCTCATACAtctctgagctccaggagcctctgTACACAGCTGCTGTCCGCTATGAGTGTGAGGCACCCTACTACACCCTGGAAAACAAAGGGCATG CGGTATATCGGTGCTCAGCCAGTGGAGAATGGGTCAATGAAGGGATGGGAACAAAGCTACCAAAATGTGTCCCAG TCTGTGGGGTGCCTAGCAATCCCATCCGAGACACAGGGAGGATTTTCGGAGGCACTCGTGCAGAAAAGGGGAACTTTCCGTGGCAGGTGTATTTCAATAACCCCAGAGCCAGTGGAGTGCTCATCTCTGACAGATGGGTGATGACTGCAGCTCACGTGCTGGAGGGGTACGACAAGCCCACCATGTATGCTGGGGTAATCAATGTTCGTAGAGATTTCCTGACACAGGAAGCTGAAAAGCTTATCCCAGAAGCTTCTTTCATCCATCCTGGTTGGAAGGAGGAGCCTGCAGAAAGCAGGGTCGATTTTGATAATGATATTGCGCTGCTGAAGCTGAGGAATCCCGTGAAAATGGGTCCAGACATCTCACCCATCTGCCTTCCTGGTAAATCTCCTGAATACGAGCTGGAAGAAGGGACTCTGGGCTACATTGCTGGAtggggcaggaaggagaaaggaaagctcCCTGCTGATCTTTTGAAGGCCCAGATTCCCGTGGTGAGCATGGACAAGTGCCGGTCTGTGAAACCAGACGGCTTCGATGGCTCCGTCGTTTACGTATTCACGGACAATATGATCTGTGCTGGCGGTGGCAAGGACAGCTGCCAGGGGGACAGTGGTGGGGCCTATGCCATCCAGGACCCTCTGAATGCCACCCGGTACTACGTGGCAGGGCTCATCTCCTGGGGGCCAAAGTGTGGCACCTTCGGCCTCTACACCAAGGTGGTGCGGTACCTGGACTGGATCACAGAGACCATGCGCCAGCACGAGGGCGAGGAAGCCTGGCAGGAATAG